A section of the Cervus canadensis isolate Bull #8, Minnesota chromosome 8, ASM1932006v1, whole genome shotgun sequence genome encodes:
- the LOC122446581 gene encoding ral guanine nucleotide dissociation stimulator-like, which yields MLVGNLVPAFLGRDPSYLPTFLGTYRAFGTPQQVLDLLFMRYGCILPYCDEDGGPLHQLKMAMASILGTWLQLYPEDFLQSPERPCLKMLLAYAELSMPDSDLEQRARHLLAQRETLEPTEAEGHETAPAGEEALETSPDLEPTASLLPATAPQSEQAPSPAPIQVQGLHQINMPAPNPEPQRAHAVALP from the exons ATGCTGGTGGGCAACCTGGTGCCTGCCTTCCTGGGCCGTGACCCCTCCTACCTCCCCACATTCCTGGGCACCTACAGGGCTTTTGGGACCCCCCAGCAGGTGCTGGACCTTCTCTTCATGAG GTACGGATGCATCCTCCCTTACTGCGATGAGGATGGTGGACCCCTGCACCAGCTGAAAAT GGCCATGGCCTCCATCCTGGGCACCTGGCTGCAGCTTTACCCTGAGGACTTCCTGCAGTCCCCGGAACGTCCCTGCCTGAAGATGCTCCTCGCGTACGCAGAGCTCAGCATGCCCGACTCGGACCTGGAGCAGCGAGCCCGCCATCTCCTGGCGCAGCGGGAGACCCTGGAGCCCACTGAGGCAGAGGGGCATG AAACAGCACCCGCTGGAGAAGAAGCTCTGGAAACATCCCCAGACCTAGAGCCAACAGCATCCCTACTACCTGCCACAGCTCCACAGTCAGAGCAAGCTCCAAGCCCAGCTCCCATTCAAGTTCAAGGACTGCATCAAATAAACATGCCGGCTCCAAACCCAGAGCCGCAGCGTGCTCATGCCGTCGCTCTCCCTTAG